One segment of Niabella beijingensis DNA contains the following:
- a CDS encoding 5'-nucleotidase, lipoprotein e(P4) family, producing MKQFSFFIGIAFLCSCRPVAQQEPHHSLSLMPEAPAWGALWQQRAAEYRALSYQAYNTARFRLDQMLEQPSARPRAIVTDVDETVLDNSPYYLHLAVQHAGYSDSSWVNWTKKVACDSVPGAPSFFQYAASKGITVFYITNRIAEDRLQTVENLKKYDFPNADTSHLMLMGAVSDKEARRQVVLKAYDIIMLLGDNLGDFSSLFDNRSMDSRHEWTEKYKADFGSKFIVLPNHMYGNWEEGYYNGKKLGSVTDSNAVLQQLSSYY from the coding sequence ATGAAGCAGTTTTCTTTTTTTATTGGTATCGCGTTTTTGTGTTCCTGCCGGCCGGTGGCGCAACAGGAGCCGCACCATTCGCTTTCATTGATGCCGGAAGCTCCGGCCTGGGGCGCTTTGTGGCAGCAGCGTGCAGCGGAATACAGGGCGTTATCCTATCAGGCCTATAATACAGCCCGGTTCCGGTTGGATCAGATGCTGGAGCAACCTTCAGCAAGACCCAGGGCCATTGTGACCGATGTAGATGAAACCGTACTGGATAATAGTCCTTACTACCTGCACCTGGCAGTGCAGCATGCCGGTTACTCGGATTCTTCGTGGGTCAACTGGACAAAGAAAGTAGCTTGCGATTCGGTGCCCGGCGCACCATCGTTTTTTCAATATGCTGCTTCAAAGGGGATAACAGTATTTTATATTACAAACCGTATTGCGGAAGACCGGCTGCAGACAGTAGAAAACCTGAAAAAATATGACTTCCCAAATGCGGATACCAGTCATTTAATGCTGATGGGTGCTGTGTCGGATAAAGAAGCACGGAGGCAGGTCGTACTGAAAGCATATGACATCATCATGTTACTGGGTGATAATCTCGGGGATTTTTCGTCCCTGTTCGACAACCGTTCCATGGACAGCCGCCATGAATGGACGGAAAAATATAAGGCTGATTTTGGCAGTAAATTTATTGTCCTTCCCAATCATATGTACGGCAACTGGGAAGAGGGCTATTACAACGGAAAAAAACTCGGGTCGGTTACCGACAGTAATGCGGTATTGCAACAGCTTTCCAGTTATTATTGA